One Tamlana carrageenivorans genomic region harbors:
- a CDS encoding mechanosensitive ion channel domain-containing protein, which yields MFVNFHETYQNELIVSAIVIFSLLILRYIINFTITKVARKNGINDARIRLMKRYVTVNFLLVGLLIESLIFGTEFKELAVVFSSIFAVIGIGLFAIWSILSNITSGIIMFFNFPYKVGDKIEIHDKDFPITGIIEDIRAFQLHLRLDNGSLVTYPNNLMLQKAVSLIQKDAIVDIHEDDSDAV from the coding sequence ATGTTTGTAAATTTCCATGAAACTTATCAAAACGAACTTATTGTATCGGCAATAGTCATTTTTTCATTACTAATTTTGAGGTACATCATCAACTTCACCATTACTAAAGTGGCTCGAAAAAATGGCATTAACGATGCTCGAATTCGCTTAATGAAACGTTATGTTACGGTCAATTTTTTATTGGTAGGTCTTTTAATCGAATCGCTAATTTTCGGAACGGAATTTAAAGAACTGGCGGTTGTATTTTCATCTATTTTTGCGGTTATAGGTATTGGTCTTTTTGCCATTTGGTCTATTCTTAGTAATATCACTTCGGGTATCATTATGTTTTTTAATTTTCCTTATAAAGTGGGTGACAAAATAGAAATTCATGATAAAGATTTCCCGATAACTGGTATTATTGAAGATATTAGAGCCTTTCAATTGCATTTACGACTGGATAACGGAAGCTTGGTAACTTACCCTAACAACCTTATGCTTCAAAAGGCAGTGTCACTAATTCAAAAAGACGCTATTGTTGACATTCATGAAGATGATAGTGATGCTGTTTAA